Proteins from a single region of Haloplanus sp. GDY1:
- a CDS encoding DUF5805 domain-containing protein: MGDDAVPVKTYVPPYQKERWEEHADRLGMSQSEFVRTMVQAGRRDFEVPEPPSHDDGGGAGSSGLEPRVREALDAEDGRSWDDLLERVTEDVEDRLEETLQELQEENVVQYSGRAGGYRLVEDS; this comes from the coding sequence ATGGGAGACGACGCCGTTCCGGTGAAGACGTACGTCCCGCCCTACCAGAAGGAACGCTGGGAGGAACACGCCGACAGACTCGGGATGAGTCAAAGCGAGTTCGTCCGGACGATGGTGCAGGCCGGCAGACGTGACTTCGAGGTTCCCGAGCCGCCGTCTCACGACGACGGCGGTGGAGCGGGGAGTTCGGGGCTCGAACCCCGGGTGAGAGAGGCACTCGACGCGGAGGACGGCCGTTCGTGGGACGACCTGCTCGAACGGGTGACCGAGGACGTCGAGGACCGCCTGGAGGAGACCCTCCAAGAGCTACAGGAGGAGAACGTCGTCCAGTACAGCGGGCGGGCCGGCGGCTACCGACTCGTGGAGGACTCGTGA
- a CDS encoding SOS response-associated peptidase, whose protein sequence is MCGRYTLFTPAEELAGRFGTAVPDLEPRYNCAPGQDLPVVTGEDPTRMRRQRWGLIPSWADEASTDLINARAETLTEKPSFADAFERRRCLVPADGFYEWVDRSSGKRPYRVAFEDDRPFAMAGIRSRWEPPSRQTGLGEFGDGEVAGDPEPVESFAVVTTEPNDVVSDLHHRMAVILDPDAESTWLHGSVEEAADLLEPHPAEEMTAYPVSTRVNDPQTDTAELIERAAE, encoded by the coding sequence ATGTGCGGGCGGTACACCCTGTTCACGCCGGCGGAAGAACTGGCGGGTCGCTTCGGAACCGCCGTTCCGGACCTCGAACCACGGTACAACTGCGCGCCGGGGCAGGACCTCCCGGTCGTGACGGGGGAGGACCCGACGCGAATGCGGCGCCAGCGGTGGGGGTTGATCCCGTCGTGGGCCGACGAGGCGTCGACGGACCTCATCAACGCCCGCGCGGAGACGCTGACCGAGAAGCCGAGTTTCGCGGACGCCTTCGAGCGACGGCGGTGTCTCGTCCCGGCCGACGGGTTCTACGAGTGGGTGGATCGCTCGTCGGGGAAGCGACCGTACAGGGTCGCCTTCGAGGACGACCGCCCGTTCGCGATGGCGGGGATCCGGTCGCGCTGGGAGCCGCCATCCCGGCAGACCGGCCTCGGGGAGTTCGGAGACGGCGAGGTGGCCGGCGACCCCGAGCCGGTGGAGTCGTTCGCCGTCGTGACGACGGAACCCAACGACGTCGTTTCCGACCTCCACCACCGCATGGCGGTGATCCTCGATCCGGACGCGGAGTCGACGTGGCTTCACGGCTCCGTCGAGGAGGCCGCCGACCTGCTGGAGCCCCACCCCGCCGAGGAGATGACGGCCTACCCGGTCTCGACGCGCGTGAACGATCCGCAAACCGACACGGCCGAGCTGATCGAGCGCGCGGCGGAGTGA